One window of Heliangelus exortis unplaced genomic scaffold, bHelExo1.hap1 Scaffold_115, whole genome shotgun sequence genomic DNA carries:
- the LOC139790653 gene encoding LOW QUALITY PROTEIN: uncharacterized protein (The sequence of the model RefSeq protein was modified relative to this genomic sequence to represent the inferred CDS: substituted 2 bases at 2 genomic stop codons) has product MGHCALRNLLGAATASAPAPAPAPASSASSSSSSASSSSSASSSSSASSSSSASSSTPASSSTPASSSSSPSSSSSASSPSHHPIIFILSPISLSTIIVPIILMLFLSIIIIIPSIILSPFIFILTPISLRIAILILIILLSIILIIFSIIPTIIIIIPSSLVIVPSIILIPPSSSSSSSSSLPSSSASASSSSSSPSSSSSSSPASSSTPXSSSSAPSASALSPSSSSPSPSSSSSSSPASSSSSASSPSFXSSSSSTSSASAPLSSSSPSSSSAPSSASSPSPSASASSSSSPPSSSSSPSALSAPSSSSSSSPSTSASSSSSSGPPNPHLRAPKPPPQGPPKP; this is encoded by the exons ATGGGGCACTGCGCCTTGCGGAACC TCCTGGGAGCAGCCACGgcctcagcaccagcaccagcaccagcaccagcatcctcagcatcatcatcatcatcctcagcatcatcatcatcctcagcatcatcatcatcctcagcatcatcatcatcctcagcaTCATCATCAACCCCAGCATCATCATCAACCCCAGCATCGTCATCATcctcaccatcatcatcatcctcagcatcatcaccatca CATCACCCCATTATCTTCATCCTCAGCCCCATCAGCCTCAGCACCATCATCGTCCCCATCATCCTCATGCTCTTCCtcagcatcatcatcatcatccccaGCATCATCCTCAGCCCCTTTATCTTCATCCTCACACCCATCAGCCTCAGAATtgccatcctcatcctcatcatcctcctcaGCATCATCCTCATTATCTTCAGCATCATCcccaccatcatcatcatcatccccaGCAGCCTCGTCATCGTCCCCAGCATCATCCTCA TACCACCgtcatcctcatcatcctcctcctcatccttaCCATCCTCATCAGCCTCAgcatcatcatcctcatcatccccatcctcatcatcctcatcatcccCAGCATCATCCTCAACCCCGTGATCTTCATCCTCAGCCCCATCAGCCTCAGCATTGTCACCCTCATCATCCTCCCCATCAccttcatcttcttcctcatcatccccagcatcatcatcatcctcagcaTCATCTCCCTCATTCTAATCTTCATCCTCATCCACCTCATCAGCCTCAGCACCATTATCTTCATCATCACCCTCATCATCCTCAGCCCCATCCTCAGcatcatccccatccccttcaGCCTCagcatcatcttcatcatctccaccatcatcatcctcatcacCATCAGCACTCTCAGccccatcatcatcatcatcctca
- the RPS5 gene encoding small ribosomal subunit protein uS7: MMMHGRNNGKKLMTVRIVKHAFEIIHLLTGENPLQVLVNAIINSGPREDSTRIGRAGTVRRQAVDVSPLRRVNQAIWLLCTGAREAAFRNIKTIAECLADELINAAKGSSNSYAIKKKDELERVAKSNR, encoded by the exons ATGATGATGCACGGCAGGAACAACGGCAAGAAGCTGATGACTGTCAGGATCGTCAAGCACGCCTTCGAGATCATCCACCTGCTCACCGGAGAG AACCCCCTCCAAGTTTTGGTCAACGCCATCATCAACTCGGGGCCCCGGGAAGACTCCACCCGCATCGGCCGCGCCGGCACCGTGCGCCGCCAAGCCGTGGACGTCTCCCCCCTTCGCCGTGTCAACCAG GCAATTTGGCTCCTCTGCACCGGAGCCCGCGAGGCCGCCTTCCGCAACATCAAAACCATCGCCGAGTGCTTGGCCGACGAGCTCATCAACGCTGCCAAG gGCTCTTCCAACTCTTACGCCATCAAGAAGAAGGACGAGCTGGAGCGCGTGGCCAAGTCCAACCGTTAG